One window from the genome of Bacillus mesophilus encodes:
- the cccB gene encoding cytochrome c551 yields MKSKIMVVLFGALLTLSACGGGGDTAQEEPADNDTATGGTAEVSDGEKLYRQSCANCHGGNLEGSMGPNLQKVGSKYSEEEILSIIVNGQGSMPKGVLQGSDAEAVAAWLATMK; encoded by the coding sequence ATGAAAAGTAAAATCATGGTTGTTCTGTTTGGAGCGTTACTTACATTATCTGCTTGTGGTGGTGGCGGAGATACAGCTCAGGAGGAGCCAGCTGATAATGACACAGCAACTGGTGGAACTGCGGAAGTATCTGATGGTGAAAAACTGTATCGACAAAGCTGTGCAAATTGTCATGGTGGCAATTTAGAAGGTAGTATGGGACCAAATCTTCAAAAGGTTGGAAGTAAGTATTCAGAGGAAGAAATTCTAAGTATCATTGTGAATGGTCAAGGTAGTATGCCAAAGGGTGTCTTACAAGGGTCTGATGCTGAAGCAGTAGCTGCATGGTTAGCTACAATGAAATAA